The Bradysia coprophila strain Holo2 unplaced genomic scaffold, BU_Bcop_v1 contig_70, whole genome shotgun sequence genome contains a region encoding:
- the LOC119083616 gene encoding uncharacterized protein LOC119083616: protein MVGFRYVANCLAIKGKIQEIKKKMVKDATQVSASALKGLLNTLNECSTSIPHQVGVFAIKQYFAGNLLKGVCHDFQLRIIRNLIRMDPENLEWRFCLYSVLRFKKAASKSFGTPSQEEIDVIVEAMDKRYAMFDARICLGYAFCLAEILKSSGKFVPIKYGRKVFHRESDVLECIRAKVDDVLAIDPTSVRSNIDVAKIYSSILPYAHRDTAFAMVCVRRALLFNPNSSKANHRMAVLSISTNSPSAALEYLKKAVENDARNVFATVDLLKVYMENIPVHKAEIKEILLDPAHKIGKHYTEMLILNAVYSSSNGNDEKSVDLLIEAMNTDAKCVDSLERLHSTFKRFNWVDYNSFSKRIKDTVELRLALCGRSERDVLTKILKSLRHSNTYGSHRQQSKPGRGKYEDFYNRSYGSQQSGYNRGSRPGSSGKFDYEGFKKSYGSY, encoded by the exons ATGGTTGGCTTCCGATACGTTGCCAATTGCTTGGCAATCAAGGGAAAGATCCAAGAAATCAAAAAGAAGATGGTGAAGGATGCTACGCAAGTCAGTGCATCTGCATTAAAGGGCCTGTTAAATACACTAAATGAATGCTCCACGAGTATTCCCCATCAAGTCGGAGTTTTCGCTATAAAACAGTACTTTGCTGGTAATCTACTGAAAGGCGTCTGTCACGACTTCCAATTGAGAATTATTCGCAAc ttaataagAATGGATCCAGAAAACCTAGAATGGAGATTTTGTTTGTACTCGGTACTTCGTTTCAAGAAAGCAGCAAGCAAAAGCTTCGGCACCCCATCACAAGAAGAAATTGATGTTATTGTTGAAGCAATGGACAAACGATATGCCATGTTTGATGCCCGAATATGCCTGGGATATGCATTCTGTCTAGCAGAAATTCTAAAAAGTTCTGGAAAGTTCGTGCCCATAAAATATGGCAGAAAAGTTTTCCATCGTGAATCAGACGTATTGGAATGCATTCGAGCAAAGGTCGA TGATGTCTTGGCCATTGATCCGACATCGGTTAGATCAAACATTGACGTGGCAAAAATATACTCGTCGATACTTCCTTACGCTCATCGCGACACTGCATTTGCAATGGTCTGTGTCAGACGTGCATTATTGTTCAATCCGAACTCCAGCAAAGCGAACCATAGAATGGCAGTGTTGTCAATATCGACG AACTCTCCAAGCGCTGCGCTGGAATATCTCAAGAAAGCTGTAGAAAATGACGCAAGAAACGTTTTCGCAACGGTGGATCTGTTAAAAgtttatatggaaaatattccAGTGCATAAAGCAGAAATTAAGGAAATTTTGTTGGATCCTGCTCACAAAATCGGGAAGCATTACACAGAAATGCTTATTCTGAACGCTGTGTATTCATCTTCAAATGGAAACGATGAAAAGTCGGTCGATCTGCTCATCGAAGCCATGAATACCGACGCCAAGTGTGTTGATTCATTGgag AGACTTCATAGCACCTTCAAACGCTTCAATTGGGTTGACTACAATTCGTTCTCTAAAAGAATTAAAGACACTGTAGAGCTAAGGCTCGCACTTTGTGGACGCTCTGAGAGAGATgttttgacgaaaatattgaaatcatTGAGACATTCGAACACGTATGGAAGTCATCGTCAACAATCGAAGCCTGGGCGTGGTAAATATGAAGATTTCTACAATAGATCTTATGGATCACAACAATCAGGATATAATAGAGGTTCACGACCGGGTAGCAGTGGTAAATTTGATTACGAAGGATTCAAAAAATCGTATGGATCATACTAA
- the LOC119083620 gene encoding LOW QUALITY PROTEIN: ceramide-1-phosphate transfer protein-like (The sequence of the model RefSeq protein was modified relative to this genomic sequence to represent the inferred CDS: deleted 1 base in 1 codon) has translation MAQDRFDLSLVHQKFSQSLHEINDNDIYVDTYLEGFTELNKFFSLMGTVFGFVSSDVKSKIEILEEFRRKENNEKFATFSSMLNYEKTTGLLNKSDYVSGSRTLLRLHRGLDFIREFLFNLGKLNPSEKTSTVCQAAYTQTLAQYHPWLVRKGAMVAMYTMPTRDQLLNKVCLDVERAIELLPEMLETTRNVYDRTQQLFTDFDLHGLP, from the exons atggCTCAAGATCGGTTCGATTTAAGTTTAGTGCATCAAAAGTTTTCGCAGTCGTTGCACGAAATCAATGACAATGATATTTACGTGGACACCTAC TTGGAGGGCTTCACCGAGCTGAACaa GTTCTTCTCACTAATGGGCACCGTATTCGGCTTTGTCAGCAGCGACGTAAAgtcgaaaattgaaatcttagaaGAATTCcgtagaaaagaaaataacgaaaaatttgccACATTCAGTTCGATGTTGAACTACGAAAAGACAACTGGTTTGCTCAATAAAAGTGATTATGTGTCTGGCAGCCGGACATTGCTTCGACTACATAGAGGACTAG atttcattcgaGAATTTCTGTTTAATTTGGGCAAATTGAATCCATCCGAGAAGACTAGCACGGTGTGCCAAGCCGCCTACACTCAAACACTTGCTCAATATCATCCCTGGTTAGTTCGCAAAGGTGCCATGGTGGCCATGTACACAATGCCGACGAGAGATCAATTGCTGAACAAAGTTTGCTTGGACGTTGAAAGGGCAATCGAATTGCTACCCGAAATGCTCGAAACGACTAGGAATGTGTACGATCGGACTCAGCAATTGTTTACGGATTTCGATCTGCATGGACTGCCCTAG
- the LOC119083619 gene encoding ceramide-1-phosphate transfer protein-like has translation MAQDRFDLSLVHKKFSESLHEINDNDIYVDTYLEGFTELNKFFSLMGTVFGFVSSDVKSKIEILEEFRRKENNEKFATFSSMLNYEKTTGLLNKSDYVSGSRTLLRLHRGLDFIREFLFNLGKLNPSEKTSTVCQAAYTQTLAQYHPWLVRKGAMVAMYTMPTRDQLLNKVCLDVERAIELLPEMLETTRNVYDRTQQLFTDFDLHGLP, from the exons atggCTCAAGATCGATTCGATTTAAGTTTAGTGCATAAAAAGTTTTCGGAGTCGTTGCACGAAATCAATGACAATGATATTTACGTGGACACCTACCTGGAAGGCTTCACCGAACTGAACaa GTTCTTCTCACTAATGGGCACCGTATTCGGCTTTGTCAGCAGCGACGTAAAgtcgaaaattgaaatcttagaaGAATTCcgtagaaaagaaaataacgaaaaatttgccACATTCAGTTCGATGTTGAACTACGAAAAGACAACTGGTTTGCTCAATAAAAGTGATTATGTGTCTGGCAGCCGGACATTGCTTCGACTACATAGAGGACTAG atttcattcgaGAATTTCTGTTTAATTTGGGCAAATTGAATCCATCCGAGAAGACTAGCACGGTGTGCCAAGCCGCCTACACTCAAACACTTGCTCAATATCATCCCTGGTTAGTTCGCAAAGGTGCCATGGTGGCCATGTACACAATGCCGACGAGAGATCAATTGCTGAACAAAGTTTGCTTGGACGTTGAAAGGGCAATCGAATTGCTACCCGAAATGCTCGAAACGACTAGGAATGTGTACGATCGGACTCAGCAATTGTTTACGGATTTCGATCTGCATGGACTGCCCTAG
- the LOC119083617 gene encoding augmin complex subunit dgt5 codes for MNSELLAATEPMDGFKSWALQMGCPVNALPGDAALDRLIKSNLVDVQKLMTGWRPRSEVKLCRDNLLVSSVPNSNGLLERQQNQPNSWNDLKRKEKISRQIDELKPRTERLRAEFRDKKSSLFGKAEQLTEVKRTHRSTKAKSIQMEQKHAQLIEKIEVEKGFEKILASGMAVPNDVTTTCKSETENGIRKSLQYLRSVYAEIGDRELSKADRDEVQREIKKTLADFPVMTAYEAMKSYQEMNVARFNSIYQPPKAPIPSAFDVALTKSRVRMYVDHHLARKKLKDEYSARVEQYVQLYDQYLERMVNEMNSFNEPDVELFADSICGDYLKEYGTSIGNQAMLQFKQQKLSNLQQRVTERDDQLKGYDVVASELTNMYQINEQTYSAAYDDIVVLGDTTKSLKQLQALCIYTINSFGQRSKFNPSTNLLNATLGPVVSSMTLKSAEYKNELLLLSNLIHKHWNQLPASMDVQCQRPNEAISPFYTLLTPNGSLKLLKNRWTWHKAIEILTQSLDVNISVPHVADAESVAANLNAENTKMAKIVDEIRFMYQTGNQTVAEIRKYLQFLLDTSLGSLIPESLMINRRTFRDYEEEFLFACSLIANSMKRN; via the exons ATGAATTCAGAATTATTGGCCGCTACAGAACCAATGGACGGTTTCAAATCATGGGCTTTGCAGATGGGCTGCCCAGTAAATGCATTACCTGGTGATGCAGCGTTGGATCGATTAATAAAGTCGAATCTGGTAGACGTGCAAAAGTTGATGACTGGCTGGAGACCCAGATCTGAGGTGAAACTATGTCGAGACAACTTGCTGGTATCAAGTGTGCCGAATTCGAACGGATTGTTGGAGAGGCAACAGAATCAGCCAAATAGTTGGAACGATTTGAAACGAAAGGAAAAGATTAGCCGTCAGATCGACGAATTGAAACCGCGCACTGAGCGGCTAAGGGCTGAGTTCAGAGACAAGAAATCGTCTTTGTTCGGAAAAG CTGAGCAATTGACGGAAGTGAAGAGAACCCATCGCAGCACCAAAGCCAAATCCATCCAGATGGAACAGAAACATGCTCAGTTGATCGAAAAAATCGAGGTGGAAAAGGGATTCGAAAAAATATTAGCAAGCGGTATGGCTGTTCCAAACGACGTCACTACGACTTGCAAAAGTGAAACTGAGAACGGGATTAGGAAGTCATTGCAATATCTGAGGAGTGTCTATGCAGAAATTGGCGACCGTGAGTTATCCAAAGCCGACAGAGATGAAGTGCAACGGGAAATCAAGAAGACCCTGGCCGATTTTCCAGTCATGACAGCTTACGAAGCAATGAAAAGCTATCAAGAAATGAATGTCGCCCgctttaattcaatttaccaaCCGCCTAAAGCTCCCATTCCATCAGCCTTTGATGTGGCACTCACCAAATCGCGTGTCCGAATGTACGTGGACCACCACCTAGCAAGAAAGAAACTGAAGGACGAGTACTCAGCTCGTGTAGAGCAATACGTTCAGTTGTACGATCAATACTTGGAACGCATGGTGAACGAAATGAATTCCTTCAACGAGCCGGACGTGGAGCTGTTTGCCGATTCCATTTGCGGTGATTATCTGAAGGAATACGGTACGTCGATCGGCAATCAGGCAATGCTACAGTTTAAACAGCAAAAATTGTCGAATCTTCAACAACGCGTCACGGAGCGTGATGATCAATTGAAAGGCTACGACGTGGTGGCATCAGAATTGACGAACATGTATCAGATAAACGAACAGACGTACAGTGCGGCGTATGATGATATTGTGGTGCTGGGCGACACCACCAAGAGCTTGAAACAGTTGCAGGCGTTGTGTATCTACACGATCAACAGTTTCGGACAGCGGAGCAAATTCAATCCATCAACCAATCTGCTGAATGCTACATTAGG GCCAGTAGTATCTTCGATGACGTTGAAATCGGCTGAGTACAAAAACGAGCTTTTACTCCTCTCCAATTTGATACACAAGCATTGGAACCAGTTGCCTGC TTCAATGGATGTCCAATGTCAACGACCCAACGAAGCAATTTCACCGTTCTACACACTGTTGACACCTAACGGATCCTTAAAGCTGTTGAAGAATCGATGGACTTGGCATAAGGCCATCGAAATCCTTACGCAGTCGTTAGATGTCAATATATCGGTTCCTCACG TTGCTGATGCGGAGTCAGTTGCCGCCAATTTGAATgcagaaaatacaaaaatggcTAAAATCGTGGACGAAATTCGCTTCATGTACCAAACGGGAAATCAAACCGTTGCGGAAATTcggaaatatttacaatttttactgGACACGTCGTTGGGATCGCTTATACCGGAAAGTCTCATGATAAACCGGCGCACTTTCCGCGATTACGAAGAAGAGTTTCTATTCGCTTGCAGTTTGATAGCTAATTCGATGAAAAGAAACTGA